DNA from Mucilaginibacter mallensis:
GTAACAGCAGCACATTTAATTTACCATTATTAAACCCGAATACCACGTTATCCACCGATAAATGCGGAATACAGGTTTCCCATAATTTCTGACTGCGCGATAGGATCTTTTCAGCGATGCTCATAACATACAAATGTATGATTCAAATAATAAAGTTTAGGAAATTCATGTTGGGCATATAAATCTACACTTATTTAATTTACTTCATCTATACATAAGTATCATTCGCCGATAGATGGTTACCGGTATACAGATTATTGATCACCTTTACATTGTGCCATTAATTTTGAGATCAGCATGATGGCATTATTGAGATCAGTTTTCATAATTGAGCGCCTGTGAATAGCAGGTGCTCAATTTATGCTAATGTTTTACTAAAAAGCACCCATCACAAAAATCGGCCTGAAAAATGATTGATATTAACAGCGATAATATATAATGCAAAGGCTATTTTTGAGAAACATACATTAATATGCTACGCTCCAGGCTTACTACGTTTTTTATTCATGCTACCGGCTGGCTCATCTTTTTGGGCTTTCCACTGCTGTTCATGAATAAAACACAGGAGAATACGCACAATAGTTATTTTGTATTACTGTCGCCATTTTACTGGCTGTTTTGCTTAACCTATATTTTTATGTTTTACCTGAACGCCTGGTACCTGGTGCCAAGGCTTGTTTTCAGGAAAAAGTATTTCTACTATGGCATAATAGTATTGCTGCTTTCGGGTTGTGTTTACTTTTTGCAGCCATTTGATAACCTGCTTGGCCATAACCTGCTTAAAAATAAAAACCTAAACACCCAGCAGGCAGCTGCACCATCCATGGCGGCAGATAATCAATCAGCTACAGGTATTACCGACAGTACCGGGCCCAAAAATTTACCGTTTGGCCCCCTGCCCCATCAGGACCTCCGCATGGAAGACCCGCGTTTTAAACCATCAAACCGTATCATATTTATACACCAATCGGGTAATATTGATATGGTTGGCTTATTTATATTTATTGTGGTAATGGGTTTAAGTGTTGCGGTAAGCACCGTACAAAAATGGCAGTTAACTGAGCAGGTGGTAGTTAAAGCTAAAGCTGAAAAAGCTAACGCGGAGCTATCGTTCTTAAAAGCGCAGATCAATCCCCATTTTTTGTTTAACACGCTGAATAATATTTATGCCCTATCGGTTACTAACAGTGAGCATACATCTGAGAGTATTATGAAGCTGTCGAACATTATGCGTTATGTTACGGATGATGTGACTGAGAATTTTGTATCGCTGCAAAGCGAGGTTGATTGCATAAATGATTATATCGACCTGCAAAAACTGCGTTTAGGTAACAAAACCAAGCTCGATTTTACCAGCACCGGAGATTTTAGCAATAAAAAAATTGCTCCCCTGGTATTAATGACCTTTATTGAAAATCTATTTAAATATGGTATCAGCAATCATAAAACTTCGGCTATAACTATTAGGATAACAGCTGATGGCGATAAACTAAAGCTCTTTTGCCAAAATACTATTTTTGATAAAGATAAGCCTAGCACCCGCAGAGGGATAGGTATAAACAACACAAAACAGCGCCTTGAGCTGATATATCCCGGCAGGCATAAACTGGACGTTAACGCCAAGGATAGCCTGTTTACTGTAAACCTTGAAATTGATTGTTAAGTATAAAACACAGCATATATGGAGTTGAAATGTATAGCCATTGATGACGAGCCCCTGGCGCTTGAGGTGATAAAGAAACACATCGCGGATTTTCCACAGTTGAAACTGCTGCATACGTTTGAGGATGCTATTTCAGCCGCTGAATACTTACGTAATAATACGATAGACCTGCTTTTTATTGATATCGATATGCCCGACATCACGGGCATTGAGCTGGTGCGTTCGCTTAAAGAAAAGCCGATGGTAATATTTACAACGGCCCATAAAAACTTTGCCTATGAAGGCTTTGAGCTGGAAGCACTGGATTACCTGCTAAAACCTATAGACCTTAAACGTTTTTCGGCCGGGGTAAATAAGGCTATTGATTACGCCAAATACAAAGCGACTGGGCAAAGCGAGATGGATGGTTCATTATACGTGCATTCCGAATACCGGATGATAAAAATAGAGCTGAAAGAAATAGAATATATTGAAAGCATGCAGGATTATATAAAAATATACCTGAGCAATATTGAAAAGCCTGTTTTAACACTTATGTCGCTTAAAGGTGTATTAGAGAAGTTGCCGCAAGCGGAATTTGCACGCATTCACAGGAGCTATGCAGTGGCTATAAAAAAGATAAAATCCATACATAACCATAAAGCAAAGCTGAAAACAATTGAGTTACCTATAGGTAACAACTATTCCGATTTTATACAGTCATGGTCGAAATAAAGGAACCTTAAGCGCAATTTGGTTTCATCGGTAGATAATGCTGATTTAGCGACACATTCTTTTGTTTAAATGCTGATAATAACACCTTTACATAAGCATTTAAACTATTGTAAGATGGAAATAATAAGCAAACAAAAACGGATACTGGTACTAGATAATAGTGGCAGGATGTTATCAGTTGTAAATGAAATTATGCATTACGGTGATTTTGATATTCTTACGGTTTACGATTCGAATGCTATCTGCGATAAGGCCAAAGCTATGCACCCCGATCTGATCATTCTGGATTATTTGTTGCTGAACAATGAATGCGAACAAGTTTGTAATGATCTGAAAGAGGAGAAGGGCCTCGAAAACATTCCGGTAATTGTGGTGAGTACCTACA
Protein-coding regions in this window:
- a CDS encoding sensor histidine kinase; protein product: MLRSRLTTFFIHATGWLIFLGFPLLFMNKTQENTHNSYFVLLSPFYWLFCLTYIFMFYLNAWYLVPRLVFRKKYFYYGIIVLLLSGCVYFLQPFDNLLGHNLLKNKNLNTQQAAAPSMAADNQSATGITDSTGPKNLPFGPLPHQDLRMEDPRFKPSNRIIFIHQSGNIDMVGLFIFIVVMGLSVAVSTVQKWQLTEQVVVKAKAEKANAELSFLKAQINPHFLFNTLNNIYALSVTNSEHTSESIMKLSNIMRYVTDDVTENFVSLQSEVDCINDYIDLQKLRLGNKTKLDFTSTGDFSNKKIAPLVLMTFIENLFKYGISNHKTSAITIRITADGDKLKLFCQNTIFDKDKPSTRRGIGINNTKQRLELIYPGRHKLDVNAKDSLFTVNLEIDC
- a CDS encoding LytR/AlgR family response regulator transcription factor, which produces MELKCIAIDDEPLALEVIKKHIADFPQLKLLHTFEDAISAAEYLRNNTIDLLFIDIDMPDITGIELVRSLKEKPMVIFTTAHKNFAYEGFELEALDYLLKPIDLKRFSAGVNKAIDYAKYKATGQSEMDGSLYVHSEYRMIKIELKEIEYIESMQDYIKIYLSNIEKPVLTLMSLKGVLEKLPQAEFARIHRSYAVAIKKIKSIHNHKAKLKTIELPIGNNYSDFIQSWSK
- a CDS encoding response regulator, yielding MEIISKQKRILVLDNSGRMLSVVNEIMHYGDFDILTVYDSNAICDKAKAMHPDLIILDYLLLNNECEQVCNDLKEEKGLENIPVIVVSTYRSKKIRSAAYRCDALFLKPMDMEVLASRIDYLMAS